From Anas platyrhynchos isolate ZD024472 breed Pekin duck chromosome 16, IASCAAS_PekinDuck_T2T, whole genome shotgun sequence, a single genomic window includes:
- the ISCU gene encoding iron-sulfur cluster assembly enzyme ISCU yields the protein MAALGRAGAALLLRPARGAGGPALGYHKKVVDHYENPRNVGSLDRNAKNVGTGLVGAPACGDVMKLQVEVDENGRIVEARFKTFGCGSAIASSSLATEWVKGKTVDEALKIKNTDIAKELCLPPVKLHCSMLAEDAIKAALADYKLKQHPKKEEPEQKAN from the exons ATGGCGGCGCTGGGGAGGGCGGGGGCGGCGCTGCTCCTGCGGCCTgcgcgcggggcgggggggccggCGCTGGGTTACCACAAAaag GTGGTGGATCACTACGAGAACCCGCGCAACGTTGGTTCCCTCGACCGCAACGCCAAGAATGTGGGCACCGGGCTGGTGGGCGCCCCGGCTTGTGGGGACGTCATGAAGCTGCAG GTCGAAGTGGACGAGAACGGCAGGATCGTCGAAGCTCGCTTCAAGACTTTTGGCTGTGGGTCAGCGATCGCTTCCAGCTCCCTGGCAACAGAGTGGGTTAAAGGGAAGACG GTCGACGAAGCGTTAAAGATCAAGAACACGGATATTGCGAAAGAACTTTGCCTTCCTCCGGTCAAACTGCACTGCTCCA tgctgGCTGAGGACGCAATCAAGGCCGCCTTGGCCGACTACAAGCTGAAGCAGCACCCAAAGAAAGAGGAGCCGGAGCAGAAAGCCAACtga